DNA from Castellaniella sp. MT123:
ACCGGCAGTTCCTCGGCCACGTCCAGATCGCCTTTCTGCAGTTGCAGCCGCCGGGCAGAGGATTCGGGCACGATCTTGACCACGAATTTGTCCAGCACGGGTTTCTTGGAACCGGCGTAATGCGGGTTGCGTTCCAGTGTCAGCGCCTGACCCTTTTGCCAGGAAACCAGTTGGTAAGGGCCCGACCCGGCCGTGTGCCCGGACAGCCAGGCATCGGCGTCCGGGCGCTGCATGGCCTTGGGATTGACGATGGAAGCACCGTTGTTGGCCAGGGTATACAGGAAGGGGGCGAAGGGCTTCTTCAGAGTGAAACGCACCGTCCCGGCATCCACCGCATCGATTTTCATATCGGCGGGAAAGGCCTCGGATGGCCCTTGTTTCTTCGCCAGCAGTCTCTCGAAAGAGGCTTTCACGGCCTGAGCATCGACGGCTGTGCCGTCCGAGAACTGCTGGCCGGCATTCAGGGTGAAGGTCCAGACCAGATTGTCGGGAGACGCCGACCAGCTGGCAGCCAGATCGCCCTCGACCTCGGTGGAGCCCTTGCCGTCGATCTGCTTATAGCGCATCAGGCGCTGATACGCCGGATAGGTGGCCGTCCAGTCGTTGTTGTCGATCGTAACCGCCGGATCCAGCGTCTGAGGGTCGGCGGGCTTGCCAATGACCAGCGTATCGGCTGGCGTCGCTGCAATTACCCCACCCGTCAGGGCCATGGCCCCGATCCCCATCAAGCTAACCAGCACTGCCCGGCATATGCGGGTCTGAAACATGAATTGCATGGTATGCCCCCGTCCATCAGATGATTACGACTGGTCCATCGGATGGCCTAATGGGTGTGATACACCTGGACCATCTCATTGTCCGGCAGTAACGCATATTCCTGCGCGTTCGGCAATTCGTAATGCCACCATTCCGTGGGAATCGACCGGAAACCGGCCTGCAGCATGATGCCCAGCAGCAGCTGGCGGTTGCGCTGAATCTCGGACGGCAAGTCATCACGGTCATGATGGGACTGTTCGCGCATGTCGTCGAACCCCGTCCCCATGTCCAGCGGTTCTCCACTGATTTCCAGCAAGCCGACATCCACGGCCACCCCGCGCGTATGGTTGGACCCCTGTGAGGCATCGGCCACATAGCGCGGATCCGGCAAAGCTTTCCAGAACACAGCGTGGGCCGCCGCGGGTCGATAGGCGTCATAGACCACCAGCGCCAGCCCGGCCCGCCAGGCCGCCTGGGCGGCCCGACGCAGGCATGCCGCCGCTTCTGGGCGCAAGGCGCAGCGCGCGTCGGGCGCATAGATGGGACGCCCGATCAAATTGTCCGCCGTCGCGTACACCAGCGCGATCTGCAGGCCGTCATCTTGTGTCAGTTCAATCAGATCCGTCATGGCTTACTTACCCCGATCAGCGCCGCAGTTGCTCTATCCAGTGACAAGTCGATACATCATGACCGGCGGATTCAGGCCGGACTTCGGCGCCTGGCGTCAGGGCCGACGCAATTCCGCGCGCCAGGATCTTGCCATATTCCACGCCCCACTGGTCAAAAGGATCGATCCCCCAGATCAGCCCCTGCGTGAACACCCGATGCTCGTACAGCGCCAGCAGCGCGCCCAATGAATACGGCGACAGACGCGGCAGCGCGATCAGATGGTTGGGGCGCCCACCCGGATGCACTCGATGCGGCGCCAGCCAGTCGGCCTGTTCGGGTGTCATCCCCTCGGACAGGCATTCGGCCCGCGCCTGGGCCAGCGTCTTGCCGCGCATCAGGGCCTCGCGCTGGGCCAGGCAGTTGGCCAGCAACTGGCGATGATGCGCCGCCCAGTGGTGGTCCGCCTGACAGCACAGGATGAAATCCACCGGCGCGCCGTCGCTGCCCTGATGCATCCATTGAAAAAAAGTATGCTGGGCGTCGGTACCCGGCATGCCCCAGACAGCGGGTCCGGTGGGCACGCCCACCGGGCGACCGGCCTGATCGACCGATTTTCCCAGGGATTCCATGTCCAGTTGCTGGACATAGGGCACCAGATTGGCCAGGCGGGAATCATAGGGAGCGATGTTCAGCGAACCCTGCCCCAGGACGCTGCGATTGACGATGCCGGCCAGCGCCATGCGCACCGGCGCGTTGGCTGCCAGCGGCGCCTGCGCAAAATGGGTGTCCATGGCGGCGGCGCCCATGCGCAAGCCCGCCAATACGTCCGAACCCACCGACAAAGCGGTGGTGAGGCTGACCGCGGACCAGATCGAAAAGCGCCCGCCGACCCAATCCCAGATCTTGAAAATCTGGGTATCCGGAATCCCCCAGGCACGGGCGCGTTCCGGTTGGGCGGTGACCGCCACGAGATGGTCTGCGGGGTCCAGCCCGGCGGCGACCAGCCATTCCCGCGCCCGGGCGCCGTTTTCCAGGGTTTCCGAGGTGGTGAAGGATTTCGACACCAGCACCACCAGGGTGTCGCGCGGATCCAGGCCGGCCAGGCCGCCCTCGATGGCATGGCCGTCGATGTTGGCGACGAAGCGGACATCACGCCAGGTGCCGGCATAACCGAAGGCCGACACCGCCAGCCGCACGCCCCAGTCCGAGCCACCGATGCCGACATGCACGATATGGCGCCAGCGGCGTTCGGCGTCGGCGCGCCGCACCCAGGCGTCCATGCGCTCGCGCTCGGCCAGCACCTCGGCTGGCGCTGTCGGGGACCGCAACACGGTATGCCAAGCCGCCCGGTTTTCGGTGACGTTGACGGCCTCGCCGGCCAGGAGGCGGCGGCGCTGTTCCGTAAAACCCCGGGCCTGCAGCAGCGCCTCGCCCGCGGCCAGCAGCGCGGGCGAATGGCGCTGACCGCTGGCATCCAGCATCAGGCCGGGTGCTTCGATCAGATCCAGGCCATCGGTGCGCGACGCGCAGGTCTGCGCCGCCACGACGAAGCGCTTCCATTCGGGCAAGTCGGTCAGCGGGGCGATCAAGTCATCCCCCGCGGTGGGCATGAGGTCTTGGGACATGGCGAAAGTATAAAGTGAAGCCCGCCGTTCACGGGTCGGTCACATGCCCTCTCATGCACCTGAAAAACCACGCGCCCTCTGGAAAGGGCGCGCGGCAGCCGGTTGGCCGGGCATCGTCGAACCGGCTCCGGCGGGAATGACGAACGATCAGCAGCGCTCGTAGATCCCCGCCGCACCCATGCCGGTACCCACGCACATGGTCACCATGCCGTACTGCAGGTTGTGGCGGCGCAGGGCGTGGATGGTCGTGGCGGATCGGATGGCGCCCGTGGCACCCAGCGGGTGACCCAGAGCGATGGCGCCACCCATCGGATTGACCACGTCCTCGTTCAGCCCCAGATCGCGGATGACGGCCAGGGACTGCGCGGCAAAGGCTTCGTTCAGTTCGATCCAGCCCATCTGGGCCAGCGTCAGGCCGGCTTTCTTCAACGCGGCCGGAATGGCTTCCTTGGGGCCGATCCCCATGATGTCGGGCGGCACACCACGCACGGCAAAGGACACGAAACGCGCCAGCGGCGTCAGATTGTGTTCCTTCAGTGCGCGTTCCGACACCACCAGCAGCGCGCCGGCGCCGTCCGAGGTCTGCGAACTGTTGCCCGCCGTGACGCTGCCTTTGGCGGCAAACACCGGACGCAAGCGCGCCAATGCTTCCAGGCTGGTGTCGGCACGCGGACCTTCGTCCAGGGTCACGGTATGGCGGGTTTCACGGACTTCCCCCGCGGCCAGATCCGGGATCCGACGCACGATTTCCACCGGCAGCATCTCGTCGGTGAATTCCCCGGACTGCTGCGCCGCCAAGGCACGCTGGTGCGATCGCAGGGCAAAGGCATCCTGATCCGCGCGGGAAACATCCCAGCGCTCGGCGACCTGTTCGGCGGTCGCGCCCATGCCATAGGCGATCCCGATGTTGTCGTCGTTCAGGTAGACGTCCGGGCTGAACGAGGTATTGATCCCCATGGTGGGTACGAGACTCATGGATTCGGTGCCGCAGGCCAGCATGACGTCGGCCTCGCCCACACGGATGCGGTCGGCCGCCATGGCGACAGCCGTCAGGCCGGACGCGCAGAAGCGGTTGACCGTGACGCCGGCCACCGACGATGGCAGATCGGCCAGCAAGGCGCCGATGCGCGCCACGTTCAGCCCCTGGGGGCCTTCTGGAATGGCGCAGCCGACGATGGCGTCCTCGATGGCGGCTGGATCCAGGTTTGGCGCCTGGGCCAGCACGCCCCGGATAACCTTGGCCAGCAGATCATCGGGACGGGTGTGGGAATACATGCCGCGCGGGGCCTTGCCGATGGGCGTGCGCGTCGCGGCAACGATATAGGCTTGTTGAAGGGCTGTCATCGAAGGTCTCCTTAGTTGCGGACGGGCTTGCCGGTTTGCAGGAGGCCGGCAATGCGCTCCTGGGTCTTGGGATTGGCGAGCAGGCCCAGGAAGGCCTGGCGTTCCAGCCTCAGCATCCAGGCCTCGTCCACCAGGCTGCCCGGATCGACGTCGCCGCCGCAGATGACGGTCGCAACTTCCAGACCGATGTGAAAGTCGTAATCGCTGATGTAGCCGCCCACCTGCATGTTCACCAGTTGGGCACGCAGAGTGGCGATGGCGTCGCGCCCAGCCACCGGGAATCGCGCGGGCAGTGGCGGGCGATAGCCCTGCCCGGCCAGATTGGCCGCCTCGCGCACGGCGACGGACAACAGCTCGTGGCGATTCATGACGATCGGATCGGAATCCCGCAGATAGCCGATCTCGCGCGCGTCCAGCGCGGACTTCGACACGCGGGCAGTCGCCACCGCCTGCACGAAATTCTTCACGTAGGCCAGCAGCGGCGCATCGGGTGCCGATTGCGCCTGGATCTCGGCCGCGCGACGGGCGCTGTAGGTCATGCCGCCGGCGCCCGGTACCAGACCGATCCCGACTTCGACCAGCCCGATGTAGGTTTCAAAATGGGCCACGCGACGGGCGCAGTGCACGGACAGCTCGCAGCCCCCGCCCAGAGCCAGACCGGCCACGGCCGCCACCACGGGGACCTGGGCATAGCGCAGGCGCAGAACCATGTCCTGCATTTCCTTCTGGATGGGCTCGACCGCCTTGACGCCGCCCGTCATGAACGCGGGCAGCATGGCCTTCAGGTCGGCACCGGCCGAAAACGGGTCTTCCAGCTGGCCGATCACCATGGCCTTGTAGTTCTGCTCGGCCAGATCGACGGCATGGACCACGCCGCGCACCACATCGGGGCTGAGCGTATGCATCTTGGTCTTGAAGGACGTGATGAGCACGTCCTGCGGGTGCGGCGCGGGCAGCGTCCAGCACAGCACGGCATCGTTCTCGTAGACGACGGTGGGCACGATGGCCGGACCCTCGCCCACCAGGCGCGGGGCGCCGATCTGGCGCTGGTAAACCGCCAGCGTGCTGCGCGGTACATAGGCATTGCGCGCGGGGCTGAAGGACCCTTCCGGCGTATGCACGGCTTGCTTGTCCCACACCGGGCCGCTGGTCGCCCAGGCCGGCAGCGGGGCGGACGACAAGGTCTTGCCGGCTGCAATATCCTCGTTGATCCAGGTGGCAACCTGCCGCCAGCCGGCGGCCTGCCAGATCTCGAAGGGGCCGAAACTGTGGCCGAAGCCCCACTTCATGGCCTGATCCAGCTCGCGCGCGCTGTCGGCGATGTCGCCCAGGTGCACGGCGCTGTAGTGGAAGGTATCGCGCAGCACGGCCCAGACGAATTGCGCCTGCGGATGATCGGAATCATGCAGGGCCCGCAGGCGGGTGGCGGGGTCGCGTTCCTTCAGGATTTCCTTGACCTCGTCATCGGCCTTCTCGCTGGACGGCACGTATTGGCCCGCGGCGGGGTCCAGGCGCAGGATCTGCTTGCCTTCCTTCTTGAAGAAGCCGGCCTTGGCCTTCTGGCCCAGCGCGCCCTTTTCGATCAGACCCGCCAGCACGGGCGGGATCGCAAAATACGCATGGAAAGGATCGTTGGGCAACTGCTCCTTCATCGTGTCGATGACGTGCGCCAGGGTGTCCAGGCCTACGACGTCGGCCGTGCGGTAGGTGCCGGATTTGGCGCGGCCCAACCGGGTGCCGGTCAGGTCATCGACCAGTTCGTAGGGCAGATCGAAGGCTTGCGTGTGATGGAACACCGACAGGATGCCGAACACGCCGATCCGGTTGCCGATGAAATTGGGTGTGTCCTTGGCGCGCACGACGCCCTTGCCCAGCTGCGACACCAGGAAGGTTTCCAGATGATCCAGCAAGGCTGGCTCGGTGGCGGACGTGGGAATCAGTTCCACCAACGGCATGTAGCGCGGCGGATTGAAGAAGTGCACGCCGCAGAAACGGTGGCGCAGGGTCTCGGGCAGAGCTTCGGACAGGGACGTGATGGAAAGGCCCGACGTGTTGCTGGCCACGATGGCGTGGGGGTTCAGCGCCGGGGCCAGCTTGTGATACAGGTCGCGCTTCCAGTCCAGGCGTTCGGCAATGGCCTCGATGACCACGTCGCAATCGGCCAGCAGAGCCAGGTCTTCATCGTAATTGGCCGGGGTGATCAGGTCGGCCAGCTTGTCCACGCCCAGCGGCGCGGGGTTCAGTTTCTTCAGCTGGGCGATGGCGCGCTGCACGATGGCGTTCTTGCCGCCCTGGCCATCGTCTTTGGCCAGATCGAACAGCACCACCGGCACGCCGGCATTGACGCAATGGGCGGCGATCTGAGCCCCCATGACCCCGGCGCCGCACACCGCCACTCGGCGGATGAACAGGGGGGCGGACTGACTGGTTTGCATGATAGGTTGTCCTCTCGCAATGATGGAAGATCCCGACTGGGCGGCTCTGTAGCGTGTTTCTTGTCCCGCAGCCGATCGTTCGATTGTCGCTGATTTACGCGGAAAATTCAAACGATCGTTTGAATTTATGGATGTGCATCGCATCCGTATAATTAGGGACACACCCCACCGTCCAGACGGCCCGTCCCTTCATCCACATTATGGCCCGCCTTCCCCGTCTTTACGCACCGCGCGTCCCACAACTGGTGCAGGCGCAGTTCGCCTACCCGCTGGCACGACCGGATGCCCCGGTGCCAGGACCCGCGCTGGACCGGATCCACGCCTGGCTCGGCGAGGAAACCCGCGGCCTCGCGGACGGGCGGACGGAATCGGCACGCCCCGACGGCGACCCGAATCCGTCCGGCGACAAACCGGCCACCGCGATCCACGCCTGGGCCATACTGCCGGACGGGATCACATTGCTGGCCACGCCGGGCGATGCCCAGTCATTGCCGTACCTGATGCAAGGCCTGGGCCGACGCATGGGTTCCGGACTGATGCGCACCCGCGTCTACACGAGCCGCTATCACAATGCCCTGCTGGAACCCGGACGCTGGGTACTGCCCGCCATGGTCTGGGTGGAATCCCTGGCGGTGATGGCCGGCTACGTGACCAGCGCCACACAATGGCCATGGTCCTCGGCCGCCGAACACGCCGGCCTGGCGGCGATCAGCCGGCCGCCATCCGGAGACCGGAACGCCGACGCCACGATGCCGCTGACCGACCACCCCGATTACTGGCGCGAAGGCGACACCCCGTTTTCCCGCCAGGCCGCGTGGCGCAAGCGGCTGGCCGATGGTCTGGCCGAACCCCAGCGGCGGCAGATCGAAGCCGCCCTGCATGGTCAGTGGGCACTGGGGGAAAAGATCTTTCTGACGCACCTGGGGCGGCTGGCGTCCCGGCGCGTCAGCCCGGCGCCACGCGGCCGCCCCCGAAAACCCGTATGACCGGACCCGCCCAACCCTAGCGCACTGCATCTTCATGCCCTCTTCGCCCATCCCGCCAACCGGCCCCCTGCCGCACTATCAGCGCTTGCTGCGCCGCCGCTGGCTGCTGACGGCGCTTCTGGCAGTCATCATCCTGATATCGATTCTGGCGGACTTCATGCTGGGGCCGTCGGGGCTGGGCTGGGCCGATCTGAGCCAGGCCCTGTTTCACCCGTCCCAGGCCGTTCCGACGACGCGGGTGATCGTCTGGGACATCCGCCTGCCCTATGCGCTGATGGCGGTCGCCGTCGGTCTGGCCCTGGGCCTGGCGGGCGCGGAGATGCAGACCATCCTGAACAACCCGCTGGCCAGTCCGTTCACGCTGGGGCTTTCGTCGGCGGCCGCCTTCGGCGCATCGCTGGCGATCGTGCTGGGCCTGTCGCTGCCAGGCGTGCCGCAGTCGTGGATGGTGGCGGCCAATGCCTTCGTGTTCGCCCTGCTGTCGGCGCTGATGCTGGATCTGGTTGCCCGCTGGGGCGCCATGAGCACCTCGGGGCTGATCCTGTTTGGTATCGCCCTGGTGTTCTCTTTCAATGCCGCCGTCTCGCTGGTGCAGTTCGTGGCCAGCGCCGAAGCCCTGCAGGGCCTGGTGTTCTGGACCATGGGCAGCCTGGCGCGCTCGTCGTGGCCAAAGCTGGGTATCCTGCTGCTGACGATCCTGATCCTGCTGCCGCTGTCGCTGCGCGACACCTGGAAACTGACCGCCCTGCGCCTGGGCGAGGACCGCGCCGCCAGCTTCGGCATCGACGTGCCGCGCCTGCGGCTGACCGCGCTGGTGCGTATCAGCATCCTGGCGGCGCTGGCGGTGTCCTTCGTCGGCACGATCGGCTTTATCGGCTTGATCGCCCCGCACATCGCCCGGCGCCTGTTTGGCGAGGACCACCGCTTCTACCTGCCGGGCAGCGCCCTGGTGGGCGGCACGATCCTGTCGCTGGCCTCGATAACCTCGAAAAACATCGTGCCCGGAATCATCGTGCCGGTGGGGATCGTGACCTCTCTGGTCGGCGTCCCCTTCTTCCTGGCGGTCGTGCTGCGCCGTCAGGTGAAATGAGGACGACTTCGTCATGCTTCGGATCCAGGACCTGTCAGTCGCCTACGGCCATCACACCGTCATCCGGGACCTGTCGGTGGGGCCCCTACGGCCTGGCCACGTGGTCTCGCTGCTGGGGCCCAACGGCAGCGGCAAATCGACGCTGCTCAAAGCCGTGGCGGGACTGCTCAAGACCGTACGGGGCCAGGTGCTGCTGGACGGCCAGGATCTGACGCGCCTGTCGTTCGAGCGACGGGCGCAAAGCGTGGTCTACCTGCCGCAATCGCTGCCGGCAGCCGTGCATCTACGGGTGTTCGAATCGGTCCTGGTGGCTGCCCGCGCGTCGGATCTGGATCCACGAGCCCAGGCGGCCAGCCCGCAGCGCATTCTCGACGTGCTGACTAGGCTGGGTATCGAGCATCTGGCCATGCACTATCTGGATCAGCTCTCAGGCGGACAAAAGCAGCTGGTGGGCCTGGCGCAGGCGCTGATCCGCACGCCACGCCTGCTGCTGCTCGACGAGCCCTTATCCGCCCTGGACCTGAACTATCAGTGTCATGTGATGAACCTGCTGCGCCAGGAAACCCAGGAGCACGACCTGATCACCCTGATCGTGCTGCACGACCTGAATGTCGCCCTGCAGCGCAGCGACGACGCGCTGCTGATCCAGGCTGGCAAACTGGTCGGCCATGGCACCCCCGACCAGGTGATCACGGCCAAATCCCTGGCGCAGGTCTACCAGGTAGACGCCCGGGTCGAGACTTGCTCTCGCGGGCTTGCCCATGTGCTGATCGATGGCCTGTGCGCGCCACCGGCGCCTCATCAGACAGCGCGCGACAACATCCGATAAATATTTTTTGATTGTGCCATTCGGGTTTCCCCGCATCCATCAAAACCTCGAATCAATATTTAATTCATATTTTTCATTTGAATAAATATGTCCCCAATTAACTTAATAAGCATATTCAATCCTTATAAATAGGGACGCATCATGAAAAAACCTATTGTCGACAAGACCATGGCGGCGTAATTTTCTGATTCCACCTTCGCGGTGGGGCTTCCTGTTCCGGACGCCACATTCCACCGAGCACAGACGCCGGCCCCCGTTTCACCCTTTCGAGTCTCGCCATGACCCAACCCGCCTCCTGTCCCCCCGGCCTGCCGGCCGCCCAGGGTCTGTACCACCCCGAATACGAACATGACGCCTGCGGCGTGGGTTTCGTCGCCCACATCGAGGGCAACAAAAGCCATACCATCATTCAGCAGGCGCTGAGGATCCTGGAAAACCTGGATCACCGGGGCGCAGTCGGCGCGGACGAACTGATGGGCGACGGCGCGGGCATCCTGCTCCAGATCCCGGACCAGCTCTACCGCGAGGAAATGGCCGCGCAGGGCGTAACCCTGCCGCCCCCCGACGACTACGGGGTGGCGATGGTCTTCCTGCCGAAGGAAACCGCATCCCGCCTGGCCTGCGAACGCGAACTGGAACGCGCCGTGCGCGACGAGGGCCAGGTGGTGCTGGGCTGGCGCGACGTGCCCATCGATCACGACATGAAGATGTCGCCCACCGTGCGTGCCTGCGAACCGGTCATCCGCCAGCTGTTCATCGGCCGCGGCCCGGACATCATGGTGCCCGACGCGCTGGAGCGCAAACTCTACGTCATCCGCAAGACCGCCAGCCACGCCATCCAGCGCATGCAGCTGGCGCACGGCCAGGAATATTTCGTGCCGTCGATTTCGGTGCGCACGGTGGTCTACAAAGGCTTGCTGCTGGCCAACCAGGTCGGCGTCTACTACCGCGACCTGGCCGACACGCGTGCCATTTCGGCGCTGGCCCTGGTCCATCAGCGTTTTTCCACCAACACCTTCCCCGCCTGGCCGCTGGCGCACCCCTACCGCATGATCGCGCACAATGGCGAGATCAACACGGTCAAGGGCAACTTCAACTGGCTGCGCGCCCGCGAAGGGGTCATGACCTCGGCGGTACTGGGCGAGGATCTGGGCAAACTCTACCCGATCGTCTACGAAGGCCAGTCGGATACGGCCACCTTCGACAACTGCCTGGAACTGCTGGTCATGTCTGGCTATTCCCTGGCCCATGCCATGATGATCATGATTCCCGAGGCCTGGGAACAGCACGCCGACATGGACGAGTCGCGGCGCGCCTTCTACGAATACCATGCGGCCATGATGGAGCCGTGGGACGGCCCGGCGGCGGTGGCCTTCACCGATGGGCGCCAGATCGGCGCCACGCTGGACCGCAACGGCCTGCGCCCGGCGCGCTACCTGATCACCGACGACAAGATGGTGATCCTGGCATCCGAAGCCGGCACACTGCAGATCCCCGAGCACCGCATCGTCAAGAAATGGCGCCTGCAGCCGGGCAAGATGCTGCTCATCGACCTGCAGCAGGGCCGCATCATCGACGACGAAGAGATCAAGTCGCAACTGGCCAATGCGCACCCCTATCCGCAGTGGATCCAGCGTCTGCGCATGAAGCTCGACGACCTGCCCGCCCTGAAGTCCGACGACCTGCCCGAAGCCACCGCCAGCCTGCTGGACCGCCAGCAGGCCTTCGGCTGGACGCAGGAAGACTTCAAGTTCATCCTGGAACCCATGGCCACGAGCGGCCAGGAGGCCATCGGATCGATGGGCAACGACGCGCCGCTGACGGTGCTGTCGGACCGCCCCAAGCCCTTCTACAACTATTTCCGCCAGATGTTCGCGCAGGTGACCAACCCGCCGATCGACCCGATCCGCGAGCAGCTGGTCATGTCGCTGGTGTCCTTCATCGGACCCAAGCCCAATCTGCTGGACATCAACAACGTCAACCCGCCGCTGCGCCTGGAAATCAGCCAGCCGGTGCTGGACCAGGCCGCCATGGCGCAATTGCGCCACATCAGCCAGCAGACCAGCGACAAGTTCCGCTGCTGCGAGCTGGACATCACCTATCCGGTCGCCTGGGGCCGTGAAGGCATCGAGGCATGCCTGGCATCGCTGTGCGCCAGCGCCGCGGACGCCGTGCGCAGTGGCGACAACATCCTGCTGCTGAGCGACCGCAAGGTGGATGCCGATCACGTTGCGATCCCCGCCCTGCTGGCCACGTCGGCCATCCACCAGCACCTGATCCGCGCCGGCCTGCGCACCAAGACCGGCCTGATCGTGGAAACGGGTTCCGCACGCGAGACCCACCATTTCGCCCTGTTGGGCGGCTATGGCGCCGAAGCCGTGCACCCCTGGCTGGCGCTGGAATCACTGACGGCGCTGGAATCCAGCATTCCCCACGCCACGGAAAACTACATCAAGGCGATCGGCAAGGGCCTGAAGAAGGTCATGTCCAAGATGGGCATCTCGACCTACATGTCCTACACCGGGGCCCAGATTTTCGAAGCCGTCGGCCTGCACAACAGCCTGGTGAAAAAGTACTTCACCGGCACCCCCAGCAACATCGAAGGCATCGACATTTTCCAGGTGGCCGAAGAGGCCCTGCGCACGCATCAGGCGGCGTTCGGCAACAGCCCCGTCCTGGCCGACCGGCTCGACGAAGGCGGCGACTATGCCTTCCGGATTCGCGGCGAAGAGCACCTGTGGACGCCGGACTCGATCGCCAAGCTGCAGCACGCCACCCGCGCCAACAACTATTCCACCTTCAAGGAATACGCTCAGCTGATCAACGATCAGTCCAAGCGCCACATGACCCTGCGCGGCCTGTTCGAATTCCGCGTGGACCCGGCGCAGGCCATTCCACTGTCCGAGGTCGAGCCCGCCAAGGAAATCGTCAAGCGCTTCGCCTCTGGCGCCATGTCGCTGGGTTCGATCTCCACCGAAGCGCACGCAACCCTGGCGGTCGCGATGAACCGCATCGGCGGCAAGTCCAACACCGGCGAGGGCGGCGAGGACGCGCTGCGCTATCGGAGCGAGATGCGCGCCGGCAAGCCGACCGTGCGCAAGGGCGACACAATCGCCTCGGTCCTGGGCAAGGACCGTGTCGTGGCCGACATTCCGTTGGCCGCCGGCGATTCGCTGCGCTCGCGCATCAAGCAGGTCGCATCCGGGCGCTTCGGCGTCACGGCGGAATACCTGTGCAGCGCCGACCAGATCCAGATCAAGATGGCCCAGGGCGCCAAGCCGGGCGAAGGCGGCCAGCTGCCGGGGCACAAGGTCACCGACTACATCGCGCAACTGCGCTATTCGGTGCCGGGCGTGGGCCTGATCTCGCCCCCGCCGCACCACGACATCTACTCCATCGAGGACCTGGCGCAGCTGATCCACGACCTGAAGAACGTCAACGAGCAGGCCTCGATCTCGGTCAAGCTGGTGGCCGAGGTCGGCGTGGGCACGGTGGCCACCGGCGTGGCCAAGGCCAAGGCCGACCACGTGGTCATCGCCGGCCACGACGGCGGCACAGGGGCCTCTCCCGTGTCGTCGATCAAACACGCCGGGATCCCCTGGGAACTGGGCCTGTCCGAAACGCAGCAGACCTTGGTCCTGAACCGCCTGCGCAGCCGCATCCGCGTGCAGGCCGACGGCCAGATGAAGACCGGCCGCGATGTGGCGATCGCCGCCATGCTGGGCGCCGACGAATTCGGCTTTGCCACCGCGCCCCTGATCGTGGAAGGCTGCGTCATGATGCGCAAATGCCATCTGAACACCTGTCCGACCGGCGTCGCCACCCAGGATCCGGTGCTGCGCAAGAAATTCAACGGCAAGCCCGAATACGTCGTGAACTACTTCTTCTTCGTCGCCGAGGAAGTCCGCGAAATCATGGCGCAGTTGGGTATCCGGCGCGTCGACGACCTGATCGGCCGCGTCGATCTGCTGGACATGCGCAAAGGGATCAATCACTGGAAGGCCCATGGCCTGGATTTCAGCCGTATCTTCCATCAAGTCCAGACCACCGATTCGGTACACAACACCGACAGCCAGGACCATGGCCTGGCCCACGCGCTGG
Protein-coding regions in this window:
- the ddpX gene encoding D-alanyl-D-alanine dipeptidase; this translates as MTDLIELTQDDGLQIALVYATADNLIGRPIYAPDARCALRPEAAACLRRAAQAAWRAGLALVVYDAYRPAAAHAVFWKALPDPRYVADASQGSNHTRGVAVDVGLLEISGEPLDMGTGFDDMREQSHHDRDDLPSEIQRNRQLLLGIMLQAGFRSIPTEWWHYELPNAQEYALLPDNEMVQVYHTH
- the pgi gene encoding glucose-6-phosphate isomerase codes for the protein MSQDLMPTAGDDLIAPLTDLPEWKRFVVAAQTCASRTDGLDLIEAPGLMLDASGQRHSPALLAAGEALLQARGFTEQRRRLLAGEAVNVTENRAAWHTVLRSPTAPAEVLAERERMDAWVRRADAERRWRHIVHVGIGGSDWGVRLAVSAFGYAGTWRDVRFVANIDGHAIEGGLAGLDPRDTLVVLVSKSFTTSETLENGARAREWLVAAGLDPADHLVAVTAQPERARAWGIPDTQIFKIWDWVGGRFSIWSAVSLTTALSVGSDVLAGLRMGAAAMDTHFAQAPLAANAPVRMALAGIVNRSVLGQGSLNIAPYDSRLANLVPYVQQLDMESLGKSVDQAGRPVGVPTGPAVWGMPGTDAQHTFFQWMHQGSDGAPVDFILCCQADHHWAAHHRQLLANCLAQREALMRGKTLAQARAECLSEGMTPEQADWLAPHRVHPGGRPNHLIALPRLSPYSLGALLALYEHRVFTQGLIWGIDPFDQWGVEYGKILARGIASALTPGAEVRPESAGHDVSTCHWIEQLRR
- a CDS encoding acetyl-CoA C-acyltransferase — encoded protein: MTALQQAYIVAATRTPIGKAPRGMYSHTRPDDLLAKVIRGVLAQAPNLDPAAIEDAIVGCAIPEGPQGLNVARIGALLADLPSSVAGVTVNRFCASGLTAVAMAADRIRVGEADVMLACGTESMSLVPTMGINTSFSPDVYLNDDNIGIAYGMGATAEQVAERWDVSRADQDAFALRSHQRALAAQQSGEFTDEMLPVEIVRRIPDLAAGEVRETRHTVTLDEGPRADTSLEALARLRPVFAAKGSVTAGNSSQTSDGAGALLVVSERALKEHNLTPLARFVSFAVRGVPPDIMGIGPKEAIPAALKKAGLTLAQMGWIELNEAFAAQSLAVIRDLGLNEDVVNPMGGAIALGHPLGATGAIRSATTIHALRRHNLQYGMVTMCVGTGMGAAGIYERC
- a CDS encoding 3-hydroxyacyl-CoA dehydrogenase NAD-binding domain-containing protein — protein: MQTSQSAPLFIRRVAVCGAGVMGAQIAAHCVNAGVPVVLFDLAKDDGQGGKNAIVQRAIAQLKKLNPAPLGVDKLADLITPANYDEDLALLADCDVVIEAIAERLDWKRDLYHKLAPALNPHAIVASNTSGLSITSLSEALPETLRHRFCGVHFFNPPRYMPLVELIPTSATEPALLDHLETFLVSQLGKGVVRAKDTPNFIGNRIGVFGILSVFHHTQAFDLPYELVDDLTGTRLGRAKSGTYRTADVVGLDTLAHVIDTMKEQLPNDPFHAYFAIPPVLAGLIEKGALGQKAKAGFFKKEGKQILRLDPAAGQYVPSSEKADDEVKEILKERDPATRLRALHDSDHPQAQFVWAVLRDTFHYSAVHLGDIADSARELDQAMKWGFGHSFGPFEIWQAAGWRQVATWINEDIAAGKTLSSAPLPAWATSGPVWDKQAVHTPEGSFSPARNAYVPRSTLAVYQRQIGAPRLVGEGPAIVPTVVYENDAVLCWTLPAPHPQDVLITSFKTKMHTLSPDVVRGVVHAVDLAEQNYKAMVIGQLEDPFSAGADLKAMLPAFMTGGVKAVEPIQKEMQDMVLRLRYAQVPVVAAVAGLALGGGCELSVHCARRVAHFETYIGLVEVGIGLVPGAGGMTYSARRAAEIQAQSAPDAPLLAYVKNFVQAVATARVSKSALDAREIGYLRDSDPIVMNRHELLSVAVREAANLAGQGYRPPLPARFPVAGRDAIATLRAQLVNMQVGGYISDYDFHIGLEVATVICGGDVDPGSLVDEAWMLRLERQAFLGLLANPKTQERIAGLLQTGKPVRN